Proteins found in one Alicyclobacillus cycloheptanicus genomic segment:
- a CDS encoding sigma-70 family RNA polymerase sigma factor — translation MENEITIQDVLGSDADETEEEVSKRMEIRNMLNLMNTLDERERTVIGLRFGLADGQEWTQNAVAEYLGISRSYVSRLEKRALLKMFHQSYAGKRKRKSFVYRPPVDN, via the coding sequence ATGGAGAATGAAATCACAATACAAGATGTGCTCGGTTCAGACGCCGACGAGACCGAAGAAGAGGTCAGCAAGCGGATGGAGATCCGCAACATGCTCAACCTGATGAATACGCTGGATGAGCGAGAGCGGACAGTTATCGGCCTGCGGTTTGGTCTTGCAGATGGTCAAGAATGGACGCAGAATGCAGTCGCCGAATACCTCGGCATTTCCCGCTCGTACGTCTCTCGTCTCGAGAAACGTGCACTGCTCAAAATGTTCCACCAGTCTTATGCGGGCAAGCGCAAACGCAAATCGTTTGTATATCGGCCTCCAGTGGATAACTAA
- a CDS encoding recombinase family protein, with protein MGFTSSDFPIRLQRVFMYLRKSREDREAELRAQQEGREDEIETLAKHRRTLLNLAHRYEHNIVRIYEEVVSGEYISERPEMISLLRSVESGEADAVWCMDLDRLGRGDMFDQGQIIRAFKDSGTLILTPEKVYDLSDEMDEEWTEFQTFMARRELKMITKRMQRGRVASVQDGKYIGTRPPFGYDVNKDLVLVPNADADTIRLIYDLYVNHYMGCNRIAARLNELELRTSTGKLWRGETVLQYLKNPVYAGWIVWKKVKADKRKGTFQQRPRNEWIVARGKHEPIISQELYDKATELRQRKSIPRVPKSSNIASPLTGLVICGKCGYHMIRRPYGRQLPHLMCANPHCDQKSSRLEYVERAVFRALEEWLEDYKVTVDEVMAELAPTTQEDTRFQEKLSYLDSEIEKANNQRDKLHDLLEQGVYNHETYLERNQKLMTRLEEFRRQKKALEDEIERFSRTNVARQQVIPEIQHVLDAYHYTDDVQKKNNLLKSVLEKVVYNKEKWQRGDQFELILYPLV; from the coding sequence ATGGGCTTTACATCATCTGACTTTCCCATCCGACTGCAGCGAGTTTTTATGTATCTACGTAAATCGCGAGAAGATCGCGAGGCTGAGTTGCGGGCACAGCAGGAGGGCCGGGAAGACGAAATAGAAACCCTCGCCAAACATCGGCGCACCCTGCTTAATCTGGCTCACCGATATGAGCACAACATTGTCCGTATATATGAAGAAGTTGTCAGCGGTGAATACATATCCGAACGCCCAGAAATGATTAGTTTGTTGCGGTCAGTAGAGTCCGGAGAGGCAGACGCCGTCTGGTGTATGGACCTTGATCGTCTCGGGCGTGGTGACATGTTTGACCAAGGGCAAATTATACGTGCGTTCAAGGACTCGGGCACACTGATTTTAACACCAGAGAAAGTTTATGATTTGTCTGATGAAATGGATGAAGAATGGACCGAATTCCAAACGTTTATGGCGCGACGCGAGCTCAAAATGATTACAAAGCGAATGCAACGTGGACGAGTAGCCTCAGTTCAAGACGGAAAGTATATCGGCACTCGACCGCCATTTGGCTACGATGTAAACAAAGATTTGGTTTTAGTTCCAAATGCCGATGCCGACACGATTCGACTGATCTACGATTTGTACGTCAACCACTACATGGGCTGTAACCGAATTGCTGCCCGTCTTAATGAACTAGAACTACGCACTTCAACTGGCAAGTTGTGGCGCGGGGAGACGGTGTTACAATACCTTAAAAACCCAGTATATGCCGGATGGATTGTGTGGAAAAAGGTCAAAGCTGACAAACGTAAAGGTACATTCCAACAGCGACCAAGAAATGAATGGATTGTTGCTCGTGGGAAGCATGAGCCTATTATCAGCCAAGAACTTTATGATAAAGCGACAGAACTTCGGCAAAGAAAATCCATCCCGCGCGTGCCGAAATCAAGCAACATCGCGAGTCCATTAACCGGACTGGTGATATGTGGCAAGTGCGGATACCATATGATCCGTCGCCCTTACGGACGTCAACTCCCCCACCTAATGTGTGCCAATCCACACTGCGATCAAAAAAGTTCGCGGTTAGAGTATGTCGAGAGGGCCGTTTTCCGGGCACTTGAAGAATGGCTTGAAGACTATAAAGTCACAGTCGACGAGGTCATGGCAGAACTCGCTCCCACCACGCAGGAAGATACTCGGTTTCAAGAAAAGCTGTCGTATCTTGATTCTGAAATTGAAAAAGCAAATAATCAGCGAGATAAGCTACATGACCTACTGGAGCAAGGTGTATATAACCACGAGACATACTTAGAACGTAATCAGAAACTCATGACTCGGCTTGAAGAGTTTAGGCGACAGAAAAAGGCTCTCGAAGATGAAATCGAACGGTTTTCACGAACCAATGTTGCGCGTCAGCAGGTTATTCCTGAAATTCAACATGTCTTGGACGCTTACCACTATACCGACGATGTCCAAAAAAAGAACAACTTGCTCAAGAGCGTGCTAGAAAAAGTCGTATATAACAAGGAGAAGTGGCAGCGCGGAGACCAGTTTGAACTTATCCTATATCCGCTAGTCTAA
- a CDS encoding Mu transposase C-terminal domain-containing protein: MTQVSREQIASFRYSLIAPVVSRQTPLSPGELGAYLREVSAREYEIPGSTRRHVSVRTLERWLAAYRAGGYDALMPKVRLDKGNARLSETVIARAAELRRARPERSVEQIILLLETEGIAEPGSVAVSTLARHLRKMGLRRKELLVTPQNRGDFRRFEAEDVHVCWQADFQHTLYLPDPNRPGKRKKAILFAILDDYSRLIVHGQFYWDEKMPRMEDSLKKAILHYGVPEQLYVDNGAVFSSHHLKRICGRLGIHLSHSKARRPAGRGKIERFFRFVDTSFVPEAYEAIDSGYIETLEDLNEAFQMWVQGYYHERKHGSTKMSPKQRAAQSTRQTKRVSEQELHEIFLWQEERKVDKAGCVSLQGNVFQVDDELAGTKVQLRFDPFDLTAIQVWQGDKRYADATPIDLTRRYDHRVKQEVEKQATELFTDGISLFKALAQKQRAMSEGLRFSEGGEAQ, translated from the coding sequence ATGACACAGGTTTCGAGGGAACAAATTGCAAGTTTTCGCTACAGCCTCATTGCTCCAGTTGTCAGTCGGCAGACGCCGCTGAGTCCTGGAGAACTTGGGGCTTATTTGCGTGAGGTGAGTGCTCGTGAGTACGAGATTCCAGGCAGCACACGCCGGCATGTTAGTGTACGAACGCTGGAGAGATGGCTGGCAGCCTACCGTGCGGGTGGATATGATGCCTTAATGCCAAAGGTGCGGCTCGACAAAGGAAATGCCCGATTATCCGAGACGGTGATTGCAAGGGCCGCAGAATTAAGGCGCGCTCGCCCAGAACGCAGCGTTGAGCAAATTATCCTGTTGCTTGAAACAGAAGGAATCGCTGAACCGGGAAGCGTGGCAGTCAGTACGTTGGCCCGACACCTGCGAAAGATGGGACTGCGCCGCAAGGAATTGTTGGTTACTCCCCAGAACAGGGGGGATTTCCGACGCTTTGAAGCGGAAGATGTGCATGTATGCTGGCAGGCAGATTTCCAACACACATTGTATTTGCCAGATCCCAATCGCCCAGGGAAAAGGAAGAAAGCCATTCTCTTCGCCATCCTAGATGACTACAGCCGTCTGATTGTGCATGGGCAATTTTATTGGGACGAGAAGATGCCTCGGATGGAAGACAGCCTCAAGAAAGCCATTTTGCACTATGGCGTGCCGGAGCAACTTTACGTTGACAATGGAGCCGTGTTCTCCTCTCACCATCTAAAACGTATCTGCGGGAGGCTGGGAATCCATTTGTCGCACAGTAAAGCAAGACGTCCAGCTGGTCGGGGTAAAATTGAGCGGTTCTTCCGGTTTGTAGACACCAGCTTTGTCCCGGAAGCGTACGAGGCCATTGATTCCGGGTATATAGAAACCTTGGAAGACCTCAATGAGGCGTTTCAAATGTGGGTACAAGGATACTACCACGAGCGTAAACACGGCAGCACGAAGATGTCTCCGAAACAGCGAGCTGCCCAAAGCACCCGCCAGACAAAGCGAGTTTCTGAACAAGAATTGCATGAGATCTTTCTCTGGCAGGAGGAACGCAAAGTAGACAAGGCAGGTTGCGTCTCCTTGCAAGGGAATGTGTTTCAAGTAGATGATGAGTTGGCAGGAACCAAGGTGCAATTGCGATTTGACCCGTTTGACCTGACAGCTATTCAAGTCTGGCAGGGGGACAAACGATATGCGGATGCTACACCCATTGACCTCACTCGTCGCTATGACCACCGTGTAAAACAAGAAGTAGAGAAACAAGCGACCGAGTTGTTTACAGATGGTATCTCACTGTTTAAAGCTCTGGCGCAGAAACAACGGGCTATGAGTGAGGGACTGCGTTTCTCAGAAGGCGGTGAAGCACAATGA
- a CDS encoding 5' nucleotidase, NT5C type translates to MKRIAIDMDDTIADFTSKHLRVYNEVFNESLTVEDLNGKKLWHARPHKAKEILDLLADPEFFRDLEVIEGSQEIIALLNEQYEVYIATAAMDIPHSFSAKYEWLRENFPFLSEQRFVFCGNKTIVNADYLIDDSPRHFVRFPGQGILFTAHHNLDQTGYPRFNSWEEAKEYFF, encoded by the coding sequence GTGAAGAGAATTGCAATTGATATGGACGATACCATAGCAGACTTTACATCCAAACATTTGAGAGTTTATAACGAAGTGTTCAATGAATCTTTAACAGTAGAAGATTTAAACGGAAAGAAGCTTTGGCATGCTCGCCCTCATAAGGCCAAGGAAATACTGGACTTGCTGGCCGACCCGGAATTTTTCAGGGACTTGGAGGTCATTGAGGGCAGTCAGGAAATCATCGCTCTACTGAACGAACAGTATGAAGTATACATTGCTACGGCTGCCATGGACATTCCACATTCATTTTCCGCAAAGTACGAATGGCTGCGAGAAAACTTTCCGTTCCTCTCTGAGCAACGCTTTGTCTTTTGTGGAAATAAGACTATTGTTAATGCGGACTACCTCATTGACGACAGTCCACGGCATTTTGTTCGATTTCCAGGACAAGGGATCTTGTTTACAGCTCATCACAATCTGGATCAGACTGGATACCCACGCTTCAACAGTTGGGAAGAAGCCAAGGAATACTTCTTCTAG